In Nitrosococcus oceani ATCC 19707, the following proteins share a genomic window:
- a CDS encoding HAD family hydrolase translates to MGLAIFDLDNTLLGGDSDYLWGQFLVEQGIVSSDDYQQTNQAFYRQYQEGTLNIYEFLAFQLAPLRQYPPQQLEIWRSQYLEEKIRPIILPQARELLALHRAQGHALLIITATNRFITGPIAEMLGIDDLIATEPEMRDGCYTGQVKGVPSYREGKVTRLKTWLKERALTLKTSWFYSDSHNDIPLLEQVTYPVAVDPDSLLNTYAGTKGWAIISLRKKQADIYSLLPVEIRRNSKEGGGSD, encoded by the coding sequence ATGGGGCTGGCTATCTTTGATTTGGACAATACCCTGTTAGGGGGGGATTCTGACTATTTATGGGGACAATTCCTAGTGGAACAGGGAATCGTAAGTAGTGATGACTATCAGCAAACTAATCAGGCTTTTTATCGGCAATACCAGGAAGGGACGTTAAATATCTATGAATTTCTGGCATTCCAGCTAGCGCCGCTTAGGCAGTATCCCCCCCAGCAATTGGAGATTTGGCGGTCACAATACCTGGAAGAAAAAATCCGTCCTATTATTTTACCTCAGGCCCGGGAGTTGCTTGCTTTGCATCGAGCCCAGGGCCATGCACTACTGATTATTACGGCAACCAACCGTTTTATTACTGGGCCTATTGCTGAAATGCTTGGGATTGATGACCTTATTGCTACCGAGCCCGAGATGCGAGATGGTTGCTATACAGGGCAAGTAAAGGGCGTTCCTTCTTATCGGGAGGGCAAAGTGACTCGCTTAAAAACGTGGCTTAAAGAACGGGCATTAACCCTAAAGACAAGTTGGTTTTATAGCGATTCCCATAATGATATACCGCTCCTGGAACAGGTGACTTATCCAGTTGCCGTAGATCCTGATAGCCTGTTGAACACCTACGCTGGCACAAAAGGCTGGGCTATTATTAGCCTGCGGAAAAAGCAGGCTGACATTTACTCTTTGCTACCTGTGGAGATTCGGCGTAATTCCAAAGAGGGAGGGGGATCAGATTGA
- a CDS encoding XrtA/PEP-CTERM system-associated ATPase, with the protein MYQNFYALTGKPFQLSSDPRFFYGSTVHKRALSYLRYGLMQGEGFIVITGPIGTGKTMLARTLVSELTDNNTVAAQVVTTQLEANDTLRIVAASYGLPHEGVTKAALLKTIECFLLERAQEGKQVLLLVDEAQNLPPESIEELRMLSNFQVGERALLQCFLLGQEEFRRTLALENMEQLRQRIIAAYHLNTLDRDETQGYIEHRLKLVGWNADPAIADEAYDAIHEHTGGLPRRINSLCDRLLLYSYVEESHTIDEQAVNTVASEIAEESSHIRGKTEIQGETKIPVEKSSPDMENRLIQLEETVAALKKIIDRFAGEDQSDPPPSLELRRISTGSKE; encoded by the coding sequence ATGTATCAAAATTTTTACGCGTTAACGGGAAAACCTTTTCAACTTAGCTCCGATCCTCGCTTTTTTTATGGCAGCACAGTTCATAAACGGGCCCTGTCTTATTTACGCTATGGTCTTATGCAAGGGGAGGGCTTTATTGTCATCACAGGCCCTATCGGCACAGGTAAAACAATGCTGGCCCGGACCCTAGTCTCCGAGCTTACAGATAATAACACCGTGGCAGCCCAAGTAGTTACCACCCAGCTAGAAGCCAATGATACGCTCCGTATTGTCGCTGCTTCCTATGGACTTCCCCATGAAGGCGTCACTAAAGCGGCCTTATTGAAGACCATCGAGTGCTTTCTACTAGAACGGGCTCAGGAGGGAAAGCAAGTACTACTATTGGTGGATGAAGCCCAAAATTTACCCCCTGAATCTATTGAAGAACTACGCATGCTCTCTAATTTTCAAGTGGGGGAGAGGGCATTACTGCAATGTTTTCTTCTAGGGCAAGAGGAATTTCGGCGAACCTTGGCTTTAGAAAATATGGAGCAGCTGCGGCAACGAATTATTGCTGCTTATCATCTCAATACCCTAGACAGAGATGAAACCCAAGGATACATTGAGCATCGCCTCAAATTGGTAGGGTGGAACGCCGATCCCGCAATTGCCGATGAAGCTTATGATGCGATCCATGAGCACACTGGGGGACTGCCCCGCCGAATCAATTCCCTCTGCGATCGCTTATTATTGTACTCTTATGTAGAGGAAAGCCATACTATTGACGAGCAGGCTGTCAATACGGTTGCCAGTGAAATAGCCGAGGAAAGCAGCCATATTAGAGGAAAAACTGAAATACAGGGAGAAACAAAAATACCGGTAGAGAAAAGCAGCCCTGATATGGAGAATCGCCTTATTCAGTTAGAAGAAACCGTAGCTGCATTGAAGAAGATAATAGATAGATTTGCCGGTGAAGATCAATCTGATCCCCCTCCCTCTTTGGAATTACGCCGAATCTCCACAGGTAGCAAAGAGTAA
- a CDS encoding RtcB family protein, with protein sequence MKHDGTIRTNGKAIIETDNLPIKLWLEEDQMEEGALEQARNLANLPFAFKHIAIMPDTHQGYGMPIGAILATKGAIIPNAVGVDIGCGMCSLRTNLEHIETPKLKEIMGIIRKTVPVGFEHHKTRQDEAWMPERKGELPIVEQEYESALYQIGTLGGGNHFIEIQKGSDGYIWIMIHSGSRNIGFTVANHYEGVAKKMNQDAGEDVSQELAYIPETSEYFKLYWNEMNYCLEFALANRKLMMERARSAFTEILPEVEFADFINKPHNFAAEEKHFGEWVIVHRKGATRARKGEWGMIPGSQGTRSFLVKGKGEAQSFESCAHGAGRIMSRTKARKTLDLKEEVKALKDRGILHAIRHRKDLDEAPGSYKDIDEVMANQVDLVDVQIELQPLAVIKG encoded by the coding sequence GTGAAACACGACGGCACCATACGCACCAATGGGAAAGCGATCATTGAAACGGATAACTTGCCAATAAAACTGTGGTTGGAAGAGGATCAAATGGAAGAAGGGGCGCTGGAGCAGGCGCGAAATCTTGCGAATCTTCCATTTGCCTTCAAACACATTGCTATCATGCCTGATACCCATCAAGGCTACGGCATGCCTATCGGTGCTATATTGGCCACCAAGGGGGCTATTATACCCAATGCTGTCGGTGTGGATATTGGGTGCGGCATGTGTTCCTTGCGGACCAATCTCGAGCATATCGAAACGCCAAAGCTGAAAGAGATCATGGGTATCATCCGCAAGACCGTTCCTGTGGGCTTTGAGCATCACAAAACGCGTCAAGACGAAGCCTGGATGCCTGAGAGAAAGGGGGAATTACCCATTGTTGAGCAAGAGTATGAAAGTGCCCTTTATCAGATCGGTACATTGGGCGGAGGCAATCATTTCATCGAAATACAAAAGGGATCGGATGGCTATATCTGGATTATGATTCACTCCGGCTCCCGCAACATTGGTTTCACGGTGGCCAACCATTACGAGGGCGTAGCGAAAAAGATGAACCAGGACGCCGGCGAGGACGTGTCGCAGGAACTGGCATATATTCCCGAAACGTCTGAATATTTCAAACTGTATTGGAACGAAATGAACTATTGCCTCGAATTTGCACTGGCCAACAGAAAACTGATGATGGAACGGGCCAGGTCGGCGTTTACCGAGATTTTACCCGAGGTCGAATTCGCGGATTTTATCAATAAACCTCACAACTTCGCGGCCGAGGAAAAACATTTTGGAGAGTGGGTCATCGTCCATAGAAAAGGCGCGACGCGAGCCCGAAAAGGAGAATGGGGAATGATCCCCGGCTCCCAGGGCACACGGTCTTTTCTCGTGAAAGGGAAAGGAGAAGCCCAGTCTTTCGAATCGTGCGCGCACGGTGCCGGAAGAATCATGAGCCGAACAAAAGCGCGCAAAACACTGGATCTGAAGGAAGAGGTAAAGGCCCTGAAAGACCGAGGAATACTACACGCTATCCGCCACCGCAAGGATCTGGATGAAGCGCCGGGATCTTACAAGGACATCGATGAGGTAATGGCAAACCAGGTCGATCTGGTCGACGTGCAAATCGAGCTGCAGCCACTGGCTGTCATCAAGGGTTAA
- a CDS encoding UDP-glucose dehydrogenase family protein, whose protein sequence is MKVTVFGSGYVGLVTGTCLAEVGNEVLCIDIDEQKIAMLKQGEVPIHEPGLDALVQKNIAGKRLGFSTDIAQGIAHGLFQFIAVGTPPDEDGSADLQYVLAVARSIGKNMKDYRIVVNKSTVPVGTADKVKDTIYETLGERGVNLEFDVVSNPEFLKEGAAIEDFMKPDRIIVGADNPRTTELLRILYAPFNRSHDRLVAMDIRSAELTKYAANAMLATKISFMNEMANLAEKLGADIEQVRLGIGADPRIGYHFIYPGCGYGGSCFPKDVKALERIAWEVDYNADLLNAVERVNNQQKQTLFNKIQGHFKGQLAGRTIALWGLAFKPNTDDMREAPSRTLMEALWKSGVRVQAYDPIASKEAQRIYGSRQDLTLCETPEAALEGADALAITTEWNVFRSLDFEGVKTTLKTPVVFDGRNLYDPGLVASQGIVYYSIGRPTVAVRTPADLSADHSRLPDISSL, encoded by the coding sequence ATGAAAGTCACTGTGTTTGGTTCGGGCTATGTGGGCCTTGTGACGGGTACTTGCCTAGCAGAAGTCGGCAATGAAGTACTCTGCATCGATATCGACGAGCAAAAAATTGCGATGCTCAAGCAAGGGGAAGTGCCTATCCACGAACCTGGATTAGACGCTTTGGTACAGAAGAATATAGCAGGCAAACGGCTCGGCTTTAGCACCGATATTGCTCAAGGGATCGCTCACGGGCTTTTCCAGTTTATCGCGGTAGGTACACCTCCTGATGAGGACGGTTCTGCGGATCTCCAGTATGTATTGGCAGTGGCGCGCAGCATTGGCAAAAATATGAAGGATTATCGTATTGTAGTCAATAAATCCACCGTGCCTGTGGGAACGGCTGATAAAGTTAAGGATACTATTTACGAAACTCTGGGAGAACGAGGTGTAAATCTTGAGTTCGACGTGGTCTCTAATCCCGAATTTCTTAAGGAAGGCGCGGCTATTGAAGACTTTATGAAGCCTGATCGGATCATTGTCGGTGCCGATAACCCTCGCACTACTGAACTGCTGAGGATACTATACGCGCCTTTCAATCGAAGCCATGATCGCCTAGTAGCAATGGATATACGCTCTGCGGAGTTGACTAAGTATGCGGCTAATGCCATGTTGGCCACCAAAATTAGTTTTATGAATGAAATGGCCAATCTGGCTGAAAAGCTTGGCGCGGATATTGAGCAAGTCCGCCTGGGGATAGGCGCCGATCCACGAATTGGCTACCATTTTATCTATCCGGGTTGTGGCTACGGCGGTTCCTGTTTTCCTAAGGATGTTAAGGCCCTAGAGCGAATTGCCTGGGAAGTAGATTATAATGCCGACTTACTTAATGCGGTAGAAAGGGTAAACAATCAGCAAAAGCAAACCCTTTTTAACAAAATTCAAGGCCATTTTAAGGGTCAGCTCGCGGGACGGACTATTGCACTTTGGGGTTTAGCTTTCAAACCTAATACCGACGATATGCGCGAAGCGCCCAGTCGTACCCTCATGGAAGCGCTCTGGAAAAGCGGAGTTCGAGTTCAGGCCTATGATCCAATCGCTAGCAAGGAAGCGCAGCGCATTTATGGCAGCCGGCAGGATTTGACTTTATGCGAGACTCCAGAAGCGGCTTTGGAAGGTGCCGATGCGCTCGCAATAACTACGGAATGGAACGTATTTCGGAGTTTGGACTTTGAAGGGGTTAAAACTACCCTCAAAACACCAGTCGTATTCGATGGCCGCAATCTGTACGATCCGGGCCTCGTAGCAAGCCAGGGTATCGTTTATTACTCGATCGGCCGGCCAACAGTGGCAGTTAGAACCCCCGCCGACCTTTCGGCGGATCACTCTCGTTTGCCGGATATCTCTAGTCTATAA
- a CDS encoding RNA pyrophosphohydrolase has product MIDRDGFRANVGLILCNQDDRVLWARRAREKAWQFPQGGVKESETTEEAAYRELEEEVGLGVEHVKIIGCTRSWLRYRLPNRYVRYGNKPLCIGQKQIWYLFRFVGEEQDVQLNLTDKPEFDYWCWVNYWYPLREIVYFKRKVYQRALNELAPLIFPDHQSLPPARSNYRKRRRQKTRSRI; this is encoded by the coding sequence GTGATTGATCGAGACGGCTTCAGAGCGAATGTAGGGCTTATCCTTTGTAATCAGGATGATAGGGTATTATGGGCGCGGCGAGCAAGAGAGAAAGCATGGCAATTTCCCCAAGGAGGAGTCAAAGAAAGCGAGACTACTGAAGAGGCTGCCTACCGGGAATTAGAAGAAGAAGTGGGGCTAGGCGTGGAGCACGTCAAGATCATTGGCTGCACCCGCAGTTGGCTACGGTATCGCCTACCCAACCGTTATGTCCGCTACGGTAATAAACCCCTGTGTATTGGCCAAAAGCAGATCTGGTATTTATTTCGCTTCGTTGGAGAAGAGCAAGACGTTCAGTTAAATCTGACGGATAAACCGGAATTTGACTATTGGTGCTGGGTCAACTATTGGTATCCACTCCGTGAAATTGTGTATTTCAAGCGTAAAGTCTATCAGCGAGCTTTGAATGAATTGGCGCCTCTGATCTTTCCAGATCACCAATCGCTTCCACCAGCCCGTTCTAATTACCGAAAACGCCGCCGCCAAAAAACAAGATCCCGTATTTAG
- a CDS encoding TraR/DksA family transcriptional regulator → MNAPENSLTKEQITHFAQRIDARKSLLLDEIRQVLARSTNEHYVDLVGGVGDSGDKAAASLLRDITEAEIIRDIGEVRDIAAAEQRIAAGQYGLCIDCGEAIRYKRLDAYPTAKRCFTCQIRREKLQAPSPYTGR, encoded by the coding sequence ATGAATGCCCCTGAAAACTCCCTTACAAAAGAACAAATCACACATTTTGCACAACGGATCGATGCGCGCAAGAGCCTTCTGCTTGATGAAATACGACAGGTGCTTGCGCGCTCCACGAATGAGCACTATGTCGATCTCGTAGGCGGAGTGGGCGATTCAGGCGATAAGGCGGCAGCCTCTTTGCTACGCGACATCACCGAGGCCGAAATTATCCGCGATATAGGAGAGGTGCGTGACATCGCTGCGGCGGAACAGCGCATCGCGGCAGGGCAGTACGGCCTGTGCATCGACTGCGGCGAGGCTATCCGGTACAAACGGCTGGATGCATATCCGACTGCCAAGCGCTGCTTCACATGTCAGATACGCCGCGAAAAACTGCAAGCGCCTTCACCCTACACGGGCCGATGA
- the gatB gene encoding Asp-tRNA(Asn)/Glu-tRNA(Gln) amidotransferase subunit GatB: MQWEPVIGLEIHAQLATKSKIFSGAATAYGAPPNTQACAVDLGLPGVLPVLNQAVVRMAVKFGLAIEAKIAKHSVFARKNYFYPDLPKGYQISQYELPIVADGHVIIELEDGVEKRIEIVRAHLEEDAGKSLHEDFHGMTGIDLNRAGTPLLEIVSGPDLRSTKEAVTYMKKIHTLVRYLGICDGNMQEGSFRCDANISIRPQGQETLGTRTELKNINSFRFVERALQYEIERQTEVLESGGQVLQETRLFDPAKNETRPMRTKEEATDYRYFPDPDLLPLVLEDSFIDEVRETLPELPDAKRKRFVMEYALSAYDASVLTASRELADYYEAVVKTADGEAKLSANWVMGDLAGALNKEGKSIADSPVSPEQLGQLIKRIADETISGKIAKTVFETMYAQGGKADEIIARQGLKQVTDTASIEKLIDEVLAANPQQVTQYQGGKDKLFGFFVGQVMKTSKGKANPQQLNELLKKKLS, encoded by the coding sequence ATGCAATGGGAACCAGTCATTGGGTTAGAAATCCATGCCCAGCTCGCAACAAAGTCTAAGATTTTCTCGGGTGCGGCCACCGCCTATGGTGCTCCCCCCAACACCCAGGCTTGTGCCGTTGATTTGGGTTTACCTGGAGTGCTGCCGGTACTCAATCAGGCGGTTGTCCGTATGGCGGTCAAGTTTGGGTTAGCTATTGAAGCTAAAATAGCTAAACACTCTGTTTTTGCCCGTAAAAACTACTTTTACCCAGATTTACCTAAAGGTTATCAGATCAGCCAGTACGAACTTCCTATTGTGGCCGATGGTCATGTGATCATTGAATTGGAGGATGGTGTCGAGAAGCGTATCGAGATCGTTCGCGCCCACCTGGAAGAAGATGCGGGGAAATCTTTGCATGAGGATTTTCATGGGATGACTGGCATTGACCTGAACCGGGCTGGTACTCCCTTGCTAGAAATCGTTTCTGGCCCGGATTTACGTTCGACCAAGGAAGCGGTAACTTATATGAAAAAGATCCACACGTTAGTACGTTACCTTGGAATTTGCGATGGTAATATGCAGGAAGGGTCTTTTCGTTGTGATGCGAATATTTCCATTCGTCCTCAAGGGCAGGAGACTTTGGGTACCCGTACGGAGCTTAAGAACATTAATTCCTTCCGCTTTGTGGAGCGGGCCCTCCAATATGAAATCGAGCGCCAAACTGAAGTTCTGGAGTCAGGGGGCCAGGTGCTTCAGGAAACCCGCCTCTTCGATCCGGCAAAAAATGAAACTCGTCCCATGCGCACCAAAGAGGAAGCTACTGACTATCGCTATTTTCCCGATCCAGATCTGTTGCCGTTAGTGCTAGAGGATAGCTTTATCGATGAGGTTCGGGAAACTTTACCAGAGCTTCCCGATGCCAAGCGGAAGCGGTTCGTGATGGAGTATGCCCTCTCCGCCTATGATGCCAGCGTGCTGACAGCGAGCCGGGAATTGGCTGATTACTACGAAGCGGTGGTCAAAACCGCTGATGGAGAAGCAAAGCTGAGTGCTAACTGGGTGATGGGGGATTTGGCGGGTGCCCTCAACAAAGAAGGAAAAAGCATTGCGGACAGCCCTGTCTCTCCAGAGCAACTCGGCCAATTGATCAAGCGCATTGCCGATGAAACTATCTCTGGCAAAATTGCCAAGACCGTATTTGAAACAATGTATGCTCAGGGGGGTAAAGCCGATGAGATTATCGCACGCCAAGGCTTAAAGCAGGTAACGGATACAGCTAGCATTGAAAAGCTTATTGATGAGGTATTGGCGGCTAATCCTCAGCAGGTAACGCAGTACCAAGGGGGTAAAGATAAACTTTTTGGTTTTTTTGTTGGCCAAGTGATGAAGACCTCTAAGGGTAAGGCTAATCCTCAGCAACTCAATGAGCTATTGAAAAAGAAGTTGAGTTAA
- a CDS encoding DUF2267 domain-containing protein, whose product MPLYWYRRPRLVVLSSKSSVLEAARAMENNSIGAIVVQDHGRIVGIVTDRDLAVRALGHKLDPENTAITEVMTPSPLMLTLADSREEAIALMQQGNVRRIPLSENNRVVGMVTLDDLLLDEAAPLEELAAIVQAQIGEGGPTESPRSPARRRSLARAEATLSRLINAVQTETGLEDRQQARIAVETILALLVRRVTPGEAKDLIAQLPSLLQSPLRALQPGPDKSITRETAITELSQQLGLDTARAEEVIGTIAKAISPGQVEDLRRQLPEDLRSLLVLPDPIDTA is encoded by the coding sequence ATGCCCCTTTACTGGTATCGCCGGCCACGGCTCGTGGTCCTCAGTTCGAAGAGTTCTGTGCTGGAAGCAGCACGTGCCATGGAGAATAATAGTATCGGCGCCATCGTGGTGCAGGATCATGGGCGTATCGTCGGCATCGTGACTGACCGGGATCTCGCCGTGCGTGCGCTGGGCCACAAGCTCGATCCCGAGAATACGGCCATCACCGAGGTGATGACCCCTTCGCCGTTGATGCTGACTCTCGCGGACAGCCGTGAGGAGGCGATAGCGCTCATGCAGCAAGGCAACGTCCGGCGTATCCCGCTCAGCGAGAACAACCGGGTCGTGGGTATGGTGACGCTCGATGATCTGCTACTCGATGAGGCCGCACCGTTGGAGGAGTTGGCTGCGATCGTCCAGGCGCAAATCGGAGAAGGCGGCCCAACCGAAAGTCCTCGATCACCGGCGCGCCGACGGAGCCTCGCTCGGGCCGAGGCGACACTGTCGCGATTGATTAACGCGGTACAGACGGAGACGGGCCTTGAGGATCGGCAACAGGCGCGGATCGCCGTCGAGACTATACTCGCGTTGTTGGTCCGGCGAGTCACGCCTGGAGAGGCGAAGGATCTCATCGCGCAGCTCCCATCGTTGTTGCAATCGCCGCTGCGTGCGCTACAGCCAGGTCCGGACAAATCCATTACCCGGGAGACCGCCATTACTGAATTGTCTCAACAGCTGGGGTTGGATACGGCACGGGCTGAAGAGGTGATCGGCACGATCGCAAAGGCAATTAGCCCGGGTCAAGTGGAGGATCTTAGACGCCAGCTTCCAGAGGATCTGCGTAGTCTGCTCGTGCTTCCCGATCCTATCGATACGGCGTGA
- a CDS encoding HPF/RaiA family ribosome-associated protein, whose product MKKQSAGNDAPVAEMPIYIRSVGPVLGSGDRQYLRGKLGQKLCKFVPAVERTSARVEDINGPRGGVDKRCRIKVVLRGLPSVVVEERHEALQAAMDGALTRMERAVCRATDRRRTKPLKGRSRALQTAND is encoded by the coding sequence ATGAAAAAACAAAGTGCTGGGAATGATGCCCCGGTGGCCGAGATGCCAATTTATATACGCTCGGTTGGTCCCGTGCTTGGTTCCGGAGATCGGCAATACCTCAGAGGCAAACTTGGACAAAAGCTCTGCAAGTTCGTGCCTGCGGTCGAGCGCACAAGCGCGCGCGTGGAGGACATCAACGGTCCTCGTGGCGGGGTCGATAAGCGTTGCCGGATCAAGGTTGTGCTGCGTGGGCTGCCGAGCGTTGTGGTCGAGGAGCGGCACGAGGCGCTGCAAGCTGCCATGGACGGTGCCCTCACCCGGATGGAACGGGCTGTGTGTCGCGCCACCGACCGCCGCCGTACGAAACCTCTGAAAGGCCGTTCGCGAGCATTGCAAACGGCCAACGATTAA
- the argA gene encoding amino-acid N-acetyltransferase translates to MLIAETRTHLLFISVDRGKTILSTDRPLHEVHWFRSAAPYIHAHRNRTFTIAFTGEAIQEPSFPNLIHDIALLGSLGIQLVLVHGARPQIEAALAQRRLKLRYVRGLRVTDNAALPCVKEAVGAVRLEIEALLSMGLPNSPMAGARVRVASGNFITARPLGVREGIDYRHTGEVRKVDVEAIRQRLNNNAIVLLSPLGYSPTGEVFNLSAEDVATASAIALGADKLIFIGTGGLPATAPFPLPRELTASEAKKLLESTPGLPPELAGHLQSAIHACRLRVPRVHIIDQHLDGALLMELFSRDGIGTLVTAMAFEDTRRAAIEDVGGILELIAPLEEKDLLVRRSRERLEMEIHHFTVMERDGTVIGCAALYPFPEEKMGELACLVIHPDYRQSGRATALLSSIEKGAKQRGLNRLCVLTTQTAHWFQERGFEPADLAALPENKRVLYNYQRNSKVFIKYL, encoded by the coding sequence ATGCTGATCGCCGAAACGAGGACTCACTTACTTTTTATTTCAGTTGATAGAGGCAAAACCATTTTGAGTACGGATCGCCCTTTGCACGAAGTCCATTGGTTTAGGAGCGCTGCCCCTTATATTCATGCCCACCGGAACCGCACATTTACTATCGCTTTCACAGGAGAGGCGATACAGGAGCCTAGCTTTCCAAATCTTATCCATGATATTGCCCTGCTAGGCAGCCTCGGCATCCAACTGGTCTTAGTCCATGGCGCCCGCCCCCAAATTGAAGCCGCCCTTGCCCAACGGAGATTGAAGCTACGTTATGTTAGGGGTCTACGGGTAACAGACAATGCCGCCCTGCCTTGCGTTAAAGAAGCCGTCGGTGCGGTACGGCTTGAAATAGAAGCTCTGCTATCCATGGGCTTACCCAACTCCCCCATGGCGGGAGCCCGAGTCCGGGTTGCTTCCGGTAATTTCATTACTGCCCGCCCTTTAGGAGTCAGGGAAGGAATAGACTATCGTCATACAGGAGAAGTGCGTAAGGTCGATGTCGAAGCGATACGGCAGCGCCTTAATAACAACGCCATCGTTCTGCTTTCTCCGTTGGGTTACTCTCCCACCGGCGAGGTCTTTAATCTTAGCGCGGAAGATGTGGCCACAGCCTCCGCCATCGCCTTGGGAGCAGATAAATTAATCTTTATTGGCACCGGTGGCTTGCCCGCCACAGCCCCTTTTCCTCTGCCCCGGGAGCTGACTGCCAGCGAGGCGAAAAAGTTACTAGAATCAACTCCCGGATTACCTCCCGAACTTGCGGGTCACCTTCAGAGCGCTATTCATGCTTGCCGCCTCAGAGTCCCTCGAGTCCATATTATTGATCAGCATTTGGATGGAGCCCTATTAATGGAGCTATTTAGCCGGGATGGTATAGGCACCCTGGTAACGGCTATGGCCTTCGAAGACACCCGGCGGGCAGCAATTGAGGATGTGGGCGGAATTCTGGAACTGATTGCTCCCCTAGAGGAGAAGGATCTTTTAGTGCGGCGCTCACGAGAACGATTAGAAATGGAAATTCATCATTTTACGGTCATGGAGCGAGATGGAACCGTCATTGGCTGCGCGGCACTCTATCCTTTTCCAGAAGAAAAAATGGGTGAACTCGCCTGCTTGGTAATCCACCCTGATTACCGCCAATCTGGGCGGGCCACGGCCCTTCTGTCTAGCATAGAAAAGGGGGCCAAACAGCGGGGCCTTAACCGCCTTTGCGTCCTAACCACTCAAACTGCCCACTGGTTTCAGGAACGGGGATTCGAACCTGCCGATCTAGCCGCTTTACCAGAAAATAAACGGGTGCTCTACAATTACCAACGTAATAGTAAAGTATTTATAAAATATCTATGA
- a CDS encoding MBL fold metallo-hydrolase, which produces MIFRQLFDPESSTYTYLIGDPATKEAVFIDPVNTRVDEYLNLLNKYNLKLKYSLETHAHADHITASGLLRQHTGAKTGIGQACGAQYADYQLKDGVVLAFGQGEEIKVLATPGHTPGSISYLWRDRVFTGDALLINGCGRTDFQGGDPGTLYDSVTQKLFTLPGETIVYPGHDYNGRWVSSVEQERTGNGRLAGKTRAEFIEIMNNLNLPKPRLIDEAVPANRRCGLTEEEIRQDTMMGEKRVSTPQDLVQEARKQVREIDVATVKQRLGDGKTAIIDVREPEEFAAGHLPGAINVPRGVLEFRLGNTAELADPNIPIILYCQTGGRAALAAWSLKCLGYTDATLIAGGYDAWRAAKQNAD; this is translated from the coding sequence ATGATCTTTCGGCAGCTATTTGACCCTGAATCCTCGACCTATACTTATCTTATTGGTGATCCGGCTACTAAAGAAGCAGTATTTATTGATCCAGTGAATACCCGTGTTGATGAGTATCTAAATCTACTTAATAAGTACAATCTTAAACTGAAATATTCTTTGGAAACCCACGCCCACGCTGATCATATCACCGCTAGTGGTTTGCTGCGCCAGCACACCGGGGCCAAGACAGGAATTGGGCAAGCTTGCGGCGCGCAATATGCTGACTATCAGCTCAAAGATGGCGTTGTGTTAGCTTTTGGCCAGGGCGAGGAGATTAAGGTGCTTGCCACCCCTGGCCATACGCCTGGGAGTATCTCCTATCTGTGGCGTGATCGGGTGTTTACCGGCGATGCGCTGCTTATCAACGGTTGCGGGCGCACCGATTTTCAAGGTGGCGATCCGGGGACATTATACGATTCGGTTACTCAGAAACTATTCACCTTGCCTGGCGAAACCATCGTTTATCCGGGGCACGATTATAATGGTCGCTGGGTCAGTTCAGTTGAACAGGAGCGTACCGGGAACGGACGGCTTGCGGGCAAAACCCGCGCTGAGTTCATTGAAATTATGAATAATTTAAATTTGCCCAAGCCCCGGCTTATCGATGAAGCTGTTCCAGCAAATAGGCGCTGTGGCTTAACCGAGGAAGAAATTCGCCAGGATACTATGATGGGCGAGAAACGCGTCAGCACGCCACAGGATTTAGTACAGGAGGCCAGGAAGCAGGTCCGTGAAATTGACGTTGCCACCGTGAAGCAAAGGTTGGGCGATGGTAAAACAGCCATCATTGATGTGCGGGAGCCGGAAGAATTCGCGGCGGGTCATCTGCCTGGCGCTATCAATGTACCACGTGGTGTTTTAGAGTTTCGCTTAGGTAATACTGCGGAGCTGGCTGATCCTAATATCCCTATTATTCTGTACTGCCAAACAGGTGGGCGCGCAGCATTGGCTGCCTGGTCGCTCAAATGCCTTGGTTATACTGATGCAACGCTAATAGCGGGCGGTTATGACGCATGGCGAGCAGCCAAGCAGAACGCTGATTAG